One Methanothermobacter tenebrarum DNA segment encodes these proteins:
- a CDS encoding triphosphoribosyl-dephospho-CoA synthase: MKPSLVAKIAQMAAALEVSGYPKPGNVHRTQNFHDMSFEDFIISAIVIGDTMHEAAERGARLRDELDFSPIKVGNLILKAIKETRKWVSTNTNLGIVMLLTPLASAAGMITEKDLQGLREAVNKIMLQTTPQDAVDLYEAIAIAQPGGMGKRDQFDVNDEKSKDRIMEEKVTLFDVLKLSSSWDLIARELTSSMPITFNIGFPTFKETHKTADMNAAIVQTFLTILSNFPDTLIQRQHGKDVAEKVTKEAREILDKGGILTEQGLKALKSLDRKLQKQDINPGTTADLTASSIMIGLIDYYWDKIE, translated from the coding sequence ATGAAACCATCATTAGTCGCGAAAATAGCCCAAATGGCAGCCGCTTTAGAAGTTAGCGGCTACCCAAAACCTGGGAATGTCCACAGAACCCAAAATTTCCATGATATGAGCTTCGAGGATTTTATCATAAGTGCTATTGTAATAGGGGACACTATGCACGAAGCAGCTGAAAGAGGCGCTAGATTAAGAGACGAATTGGACTTTTCCCCAATCAAAGTTGGAAATCTCATATTAAAGGCGATAAAAGAAACACGAAAATGGGTGTCCACAAATACTAACTTGGGCATTGTAATGTTACTAACACCACTAGCCTCGGCCGCGGGTATGATAACAGAAAAAGATCTCCAAGGCCTCAGAGAAGCAGTTAACAAGATAATGTTACAGACAACACCCCAAGATGCTGTGGACCTTTATGAAGCCATTGCAATAGCTCAACCGGGGGGGATGGGAAAACGGGACCAATTTGACGTTAATGATGAAAAATCCAAAGATAGAATCATGGAAGAGAAAGTTACATTATTTGATGTTCTCAAGCTTTCATCCTCATGGGATCTCATAGCAAGAGAACTTACAAGTTCCATGCCAATAACATTCAATATAGGATTCCCAACATTCAAAGAAACCCACAAAACAGCTGATATGAATGCTGCCATTGTCCAGACATTTCTAACAATCCTATCAAACTTCCCAGACACCCTCATACAAAGGCAACATGGCAAAGATGTGGCTGAGAAAGTGACAAAGGAAGCCAGGGAAATACTTGATAAAGGGGGAATATTAACAGAACAAGGATTAAAAGCCCTCAAAAGCCTTGATAGGAAACTGCAAAAACAGGATATAAATCCGGGCACAACCGCGGATTTAACAGCCTCTTCTATAATGATAGGGCTCATAGACTATTATTGGGATAAAATAGAATAA
- a CDS encoding phenylalanine--tRNA ligase subunit alpha: protein MDIERIIDELHLYEKKVLKALEKLEPPISPEDIVKSEKMDIKAVMSALGSLESKGLVSVHKSVDKILKPTHASKKYAIKGLPERQILQLLSKEGPLEISEIMKKSSLDKTENKVAIGWLMRKKWAKIEDNTIKITSEGEKSLERLGSDEILLQELAEKGQIKLSSLSDKLKKAFKLLNQRKGLLKVKKVKEHEIHLTDKGKTILERGLEIREEATQLTHDDLKTGRWKKLYYRGYDIHAEYPIIFPGKMHPLKRIIEEIRDIFLKMGFTEARGPIIESAFWNFDCLFQPQDHAAREMQDTFYVKNPPETKLPDKSLVEKVRMVHEDGGSTGSEGWQYKWDVEIAKKSVLRTHTTCVSARFLLENKPPLKMFSIGRVFRRETITYKHLPEFHQVEGIVAAENVTFKNLLGILREFYTRLGFKVRFRPAYFPYTYLSTECEIYLPEKETWIELGGAGMFRPEVLEPLQVETPVAAFGLGIERLAMIRLGIEDIRMLYQSNLGWLRSLPVCP from the coding sequence ATGGATATTGAACGCATAATCGACGAACTCCACCTATACGAGAAAAAGGTTCTGAAGGCCCTGGAAAAGCTCGAACCGCCAATAAGCCCCGAGGACATTGTGAAATCAGAGAAAATGGATATAAAAGCGGTTATGAGCGCCCTAGGGTCGCTAGAATCCAAAGGACTTGTAAGCGTCCATAAGAGCGTGGACAAAATACTCAAACCCACTCATGCCAGTAAAAAATATGCAATAAAAGGTTTGCCAGAAAGACAAATACTCCAACTACTCTCAAAAGAAGGCCCATTAGAAATATCCGAGATCATGAAAAAAAGCAGCCTAGACAAGACAGAGAACAAAGTCGCCATAGGTTGGCTAATGAGGAAAAAATGGGCCAAGATCGAAGACAACACCATCAAAATAACATCAGAGGGTGAAAAATCGCTAGAAAGACTAGGATCCGATGAAATATTATTACAGGAACTCGCAGAAAAAGGCCAGATAAAACTATCATCCCTATCAGATAAGCTCAAAAAAGCATTTAAACTACTCAACCAGAGAAAAGGACTCCTAAAAGTAAAAAAGGTTAAAGAACATGAAATACATTTAACAGATAAAGGGAAGACAATCCTAGAAAGGGGATTAGAGATACGAGAAGAGGCCACGCAATTAACTCATGATGATCTTAAAACTGGAAGATGGAAAAAACTATATTACAGGGGATATGATATACACGCAGAATATCCGATAATATTCCCAGGGAAGATGCACCCACTCAAGCGTATAATAGAAGAGATCAGGGACATATTCCTTAAGATGGGTTTCACAGAAGCAAGGGGTCCCATAATAGAATCCGCATTCTGGAATTTTGATTGTCTTTTCCAGCCCCAGGATCATGCTGCCAGGGAAATGCAGGACACATTCTATGTTAAAAATCCTCCGGAGACTAAATTGCCAGATAAAAGTTTGGTTGAGAAGGTTAGGATGGTGCATGAGGACGGTGGATCAACTGGTTCAGAGGGTTGGCAATACAAATGGGATGTTGAAATCGCGAAAAAGAGTGTGCTGAGAACCCATACAACATGTGTATCTGCACGTTTCCTCCTTGAGAATAAACCGCCCCTTAAAATGTTCTCAATTGGAAGAGTTTTCAGGAGGGAGACCATAACCTATAAGCATCTTCCAGAATTCCACCAGGTTGAGGGTATAGTGGCAGCTGAGAATGTTACATTCAAGAACCTGCTTGGGATCCTTAGAGAATTCTATACAAGGCTAGGATTCAAGGTTAGATTCAGACCAGCATACTTCCCTTACACTTACCTGTCAACTGAATGTGAAATTTATCTACCTGAGAAGGAAACATGGATAGAACTTGGAGGGGCTGGGATGTTCAGGCCGGAAGTCTTGGAACCTTTACAGGTTGAAACTCCAGTGGCGGCCTTTGGCCTTGGCATAGAAAGGTTGGCGATGATAAGGTTAGGTATAGAGGATATAAGGATGTTGTATCAGAGCAACCTTGGATGGCTTAGAAGTTTACCAGTATGCCCCTGA
- a CDS encoding HPP family protein, whose protein sequence is MKVKEAMNPEVITISPDTEPIKAFEKMYKHGIRRLFVLDDERKPVGVVSYTDLIGVLGSKKPEKRMKVEDIMVKDVITISAKDDIEDAANLMLRADVSGLLVVEDEKPVGVITKTDICRLVAAGILVPI, encoded by the coding sequence ATGAAAGTTAAAGAGGCCATGAACCCGGAGGTTATCACAATAAGTCCTGATACAGAACCAATTAAAGCCTTTGAGAAAATGTATAAGCATGGTATCAGGAGACTTTTCGTATTAGATGATGAGAGAAAACCAGTAGGCGTGGTATCATACACAGACCTTATTGGAGTACTAGGATCCAAAAAGCCCGAAAAAAGAATGAAAGTAGAGGATATCATGGTCAAGGATGTTATCACAATATCTGCCAAGGACGACATTGAGGACGCGGCGAATCTCATGCTAAGGGCCGATGTTTCGGGTTTGCTCGTAGTGGAAGATGAGAAACCTGTTGGTGTTATAACAAAAACAGATATTTGCAGATTAGTAGCTGCAGGCATCCTAGTCCCCATATAG
- the nikR gene encoding nickel-responsive transcriptional regulator NikR: MMRISMSLPKDLLNEFDEVLRDRGYQSRSKGIRDAIKDYIVRYQWMKEMEGERVGVIAVIYDHHYTGVMEDLADIQHAYREYISAVMHVHMTERHCLEVIVVRGDVEKIRELTEKMMRLKGVEHVRLISTSTGKDIEHEK, encoded by the coding sequence ATGATGCGCATAAGCATGTCATTACCAAAGGATCTGCTTAATGAATTTGATGAGGTGTTACGTGATAGGGGTTACCAGTCAAGGTCTAAGGGTATAAGGGATGCTATAAAGGATTATATAGTCCGTTATCAGTGGATGAAGGAGATGGAAGGAGAGAGGGTGGGTGTAATCGCGGTAATCTATGACCACCACTATACTGGTGTCATGGAAGATCTTGCAGACATACAACATGCCTATCGTGAATATATAAGTGCTGTTATGCATGTGCACATGACAGAAAGACACTGCCTTGAGGTCATAGTAGTCAGGGGAGATGTTGAAAAAATCCGTGAACTCACAGAGAAGATGATGAGACTCAAGGGAGTTGAACATGTGAGACTCATAAGCACATCCACTGGCAAGGATATAGAGCACGAAAAATGA
- a CDS encoding methyltransferase domain-containing protein, which translates to MRFFVTAYHHNLLKDYERLSGFYDAIREHAHGIVYDIGAGSGILSYFAAPYSKTVFAIEKDEKIASYASKNLAGIPNVKVVNEDALSYDFPHQADTIICEMLDTALIDEEQVPIVNKCLKHLKEDGRIIPYGVINGAEAIEMDSETIRYDENYKYKTKGGLTIYDSIKFNKRIDEKFKKTFEIPANGRTNGLKITTFTLLAENIIAGPTQMMNPPLLIPIEEIKEENYMIKVTLSYRMGGGLNTIKAKIKDIEDRKT; encoded by the coding sequence ATGAGATTCTTTGTAACAGCGTACCACCACAATCTCCTAAAAGACTATGAAAGACTTTCAGGTTTTTATGATGCTATAAGAGAACATGCTCATGGTATAGTCTATGATATAGGTGCCGGGAGCGGGATCTTATCCTACTTCGCGGCACCATACTCTAAAACTGTTTTTGCAATAGAAAAAGATGAAAAAATAGCATCATATGCCTCCAAGAACCTCGCGGGCATCCCTAACGTGAAAGTAGTTAATGAAGATGCCCTTTCATATGATTTCCCCCACCAGGCCGATACAATAATCTGTGAAATGCTAGACACAGCCCTAATAGATGAAGAACAAGTGCCCATAGTAAACAAGTGCCTGAAACACCTAAAAGAAGACGGGCGAATAATACCCTACGGTGTCATAAACGGGGCTGAGGCGATAGAAATGGACTCAGAGACTATCAGATACGACGAAAACTACAAATACAAGACCAAAGGTGGGCTAACAATCTATGATAGCATAAAATTCAACAAAAGAATAGATGAAAAATTTAAGAAAACATTCGAAATCCCAGCAAATGGCAGAACCAATGGATTAAAAATAACCACATTCACACTATTAGCAGAAAACATCATCGCAGGCCCAACCCAGATGATGAACCCACCACTACTTATACCAATAGAAGAAATCAAAGAAGAAAATTACATGATAAAAGTCACCTTATCCTATAGGATGGGAGGAGGACTCAACACAATAAAAGCCAAAATCAAAGACATAGAGGACCGAAAAACATGA
- the hycI gene encoding hydrogenase maturation peptidase HycI translates to MNLKKELEKFLKDHEKILILTVGNELRGDDGLGPAIAKKLSKSKNLIIIDGGTVPENFTGKIKKEDPSHIIIIDAVEMGAQPGTIKIIEKDKIANYNISTHAMPLSFLIEYLQAHKDYKITLIGIQPKKLDFSTKISEPVRESMEKLISILEETIQ, encoded by the coding sequence ATGAACCTGAAAAAAGAACTTGAAAAATTCCTCAAAGACCATGAGAAAATCCTCATTCTCACCGTTGGAAACGAACTAAGGGGAGATGATGGACTAGGACCTGCCATTGCAAAAAAACTTTCAAAAAGTAAGAATCTCATAATAATAGATGGTGGCACAGTACCTGAAAATTTCACAGGGAAAATTAAAAAAGAGGACCCCAGTCATATCATAATCATAGATGCCGTGGAAATGGGAGCCCAACCAGGCACTATAAAAATCATAGAAAAGGATAAAATAGCCAATTACAATATATCAACCCATGCCATGCCACTATCATTCCTCATAGAATACCTCCAAGCCCATAAAGATTACAAGATCACCCTAATCGGTATACAACCCAAAAAATTAGACTTCTCCACTAAAATATCAGAGCCCGTAAGAGAATCCATGGAAAAACTCATCTCAATCCTCGAAGAAACAATCCAGTGA
- a CDS encoding ATP-grasp domain-containing protein yields the protein MKILFIGARLFNDVADYAKKMGITTILTESNPKAPNLNLADKFYIVPRGMDAPTEIAIKEDVDAIVPLIGVDPPLIEVAKMKEKLEKEYNIPVIASNTKTTIISTNKIKTKEFFKENNIKTPKYHIINDKIPETSYPTVLKQEKGQGGQNLLIAKDKEGVKSYLKIYKKAIMEEYITGHEISVEVLRWDDKSFPIVVVDKGKTTTKGIHPLQKVKKAPAKIPGLDNKQVLKLAQRITEKLKAEGNTDIDMIFQPESQEIYTIEVNTRPSGTRYLSAASTGIHPLEQLVNMAIGEWEPKKLTRKKFHALEIPVGEFEYDNPPKAFNGENSWIIHGPEGHKRITIRSTNEKKTREILEKLNIRLIK from the coding sequence ATGAAAATACTCTTTATCGGCGCACGCCTATTCAATGATGTGGCAGATTATGCAAAAAAGATGGGAATAACCACCATACTCACAGAATCCAACCCAAAAGCCCCAAACCTGAACCTGGCAGACAAATTCTACATAGTACCCAGGGGCATGGACGCGCCCACAGAAATAGCTATCAAAGAAGACGTAGATGCAATAGTACCGCTCATAGGCGTGGACCCACCATTAATCGAAGTCGCGAAAATGAAAGAAAAACTAGAGAAAGAATATAACATACCAGTAATAGCATCGAACACAAAAACCACCATAATATCCACCAATAAGATTAAAACAAAAGAATTCTTCAAAGAAAACAATATAAAAACCCCAAAATATCATATAATAAATGATAAAATCCCAGAAACAAGCTACCCCACAGTCCTCAAACAAGAAAAAGGACAAGGTGGCCAAAACCTACTAATAGCAAAGGATAAAGAAGGTGTAAAATCTTACCTCAAAATCTATAAAAAAGCTATAATGGAAGAATATATTACCGGCCACGAAATCTCAGTAGAGGTCCTAAGATGGGATGACAAATCATTCCCCATTGTAGTAGTGGACAAAGGCAAAACAACAACAAAAGGAATACACCCACTCCAAAAAGTGAAAAAAGCCCCGGCAAAAATCCCAGGATTAGACAATAAACAAGTGCTAAAATTAGCTCAGAGGATAACAGAAAAACTCAAAGCAGAAGGAAACACAGACATTGACATGATATTCCAACCAGAAAGCCAAGAAATATATACGATTGAAGTTAACACAAGGCCAAGCGGTACAAGATACCTATCAGCCGCTTCAACGGGAATACACCCACTAGAACAACTTGTTAACATGGCAATAGGCGAATGGGAACCAAAAAAGCTCACCCGCAAAAAATTCCACGCACTAGAAATACCAGTAGGGGAATTTGAATATGATAATCCCCCAAAGGCCTTCAATGGCGAAAATTCATGGATAATCCACGGACCAGAAGGTCATAAGAGGATAACCATAAGATCCACCAATGAAAAGAAAACTAGAGAAATCCTCGAAAAATTGAATATAAGGTTGATAAAATGA
- a CDS encoding glycosyltransferase family 4 protein gives MSPKLMETFIATIILSIIFTFFVKKALKEAQITDKPIVTEHKHKTGTPTMGGLGMLLAIISITIPLKDNLNLIITTLIIVVSAIIGLLDDLLGLRTKEVQKIIKNISNRPVEIGQLILKPGEEARVATPKAKADFRRLQGKNLISVVGEAPIKYEIRERDKIIIQSLPGILLVLSGAVTSLGGFHLGIFMIPIVVFGMIGAINAVNLIDGMDGMAAGIMAIASTSCAIFLYLDSRPMEAVPFIVLAGSSLGFLVFNRHPASIFMGDTGSFALGGGYAAAVILTDIVYFGVLALTVPIVSVIISLLHRAHIIRLPVEPLHHTLHYKGLSEKNIVSLYWLATLIICAVGLYFRGMLPTG, from the coding sequence ATGAGCCCAAAACTCATGGAAACCTTCATTGCCACAATAATACTTTCGATAATATTCACGTTCTTTGTGAAGAAAGCATTAAAGGAAGCCCAGATTACTGACAAGCCAATTGTCACAGAACATAAACATAAAACAGGAACGCCCACCATGGGCGGATTAGGGATGCTACTAGCTATAATATCCATAACAATCCCACTAAAGGATAACCTGAACTTGATTATAACAACCCTCATAATAGTGGTATCGGCCATTATAGGTTTACTTGATGATCTACTTGGCTTAAGAACCAAAGAAGTCCAAAAGATCATAAAGAACATCTCTAATAGGCCGGTAGAGATAGGTCAACTCATACTAAAACCTGGTGAAGAGGCTAGAGTCGCAACACCAAAGGCAAAAGCCGACTTTAGAAGACTCCAAGGGAAGAATCTTATATCGGTAGTAGGGGAGGCTCCGATCAAATATGAGATCAGAGAAAGAGATAAAATAATCATACAATCTCTCCCTGGGATTTTGCTCGTGCTTTCAGGTGCTGTGACCAGCCTTGGAGGATTCCACCTTGGAATATTCATGATACCAATTGTAGTCTTTGGCATGATAGGGGCTATAAATGCTGTTAATCTTATAGATGGGATGGATGGTATGGCAGCCGGTATAATGGCAATAGCATCCACCTCCTGTGCAATATTCCTATACCTAGATTCAAGGCCCATGGAAGCTGTGCCATTTATTGTACTTGCAGGTTCAAGCCTAGGCTTTTTAGTATTCAACAGGCACCCAGCATCCATATTTATGGGTGATACAGGATCATTCGCCCTTGGAGGCGGGTATGCGGCTGCCGTAATCTTAACAGACATAGTATACTTTGGTGTTTTGGCTTTAACGGTTCCTATTGTATCTGTTATAATAAGTTTGCTTCATAGGGCCCATATAATAAGGCTCCCAGTGGAACCATTACATCACACACTCCATTATAAAGGCTTATCCGAGAAAAATATAGTATCATTGTATTGGCTTGCAACATTGATCATATGTGCCGTTGGCTTATATTTCAGGGGGATGTTACCAACAGGTTAA
- a CDS encoding Mur ligase family protein, whose protein sequence is MVLSLSLIADKIQGELKGPDRRFDGIFTTLGNASEGDIVIRHWIDDNGVRMGLEKGIAAIITTDPRGGALEAAKDSGIPIILVDRIEFANAFALRWTIKKFAPETKRIVVTGTNGKSTTTHMIYHILKSSGREAYTNTDSKSEFNTLIDPVVPAQIAEEAKGKELEYLVIEVSEVQGWLGRVMEDHAYLMTRAIDPEVVVITNVALDHIGLVNSIEEAYWEVSGAVRAMNRGVAVLNYEDERVRSMADLNEKIESFFYGNRSSVSYRDDGIYIDDELLLLKDYMPFKSRHFIQNTLAAIAACISLKLPLEDIKAGVSSYKPLDRRFSIIHEDPLIIDDFAHNPDGIKATIESAAAMDGRLWIVCAIRGSRGKEINIANARALAKTIKDIDYKLIVTDSCDVVDDLNIVKDHERRAFLRVLKEHGIKYTHHRKLEDALTEALNKASKDDIILLIGAQGMDPATTLLEKILKKGVRVMEQC, encoded by the coding sequence ATGGTGCTTTCCCTTAGTTTGATAGCGGATAAAATCCAAGGAGAACTTAAAGGCCCTGATAGGAGATTTGATGGTATTTTCACCACATTAGGCAATGCCAGTGAAGGTGATATTGTCATAAGGCATTGGATCGATGATAACGGTGTGAGAATGGGCTTAGAGAAGGGTATTGCTGCTATTATAACAACAGATCCTCGTGGAGGAGCCCTTGAAGCCGCTAAAGATTCTGGGATTCCCATAATTTTGGTTGATAGGATAGAATTTGCCAATGCATTCGCCCTTAGATGGACTATTAAAAAATTCGCCCCAGAGACGAAAAGGATTGTAGTCACAGGGACTAATGGTAAATCAACAACCACACATATGATATATCACATACTAAAGAGTTCGGGGAGGGAAGCATATACTAATACTGATTCAAAATCGGAGTTTAACACTCTCATAGACCCTGTTGTCCCAGCCCAGATAGCTGAAGAAGCCAAGGGGAAAGAACTCGAATATCTGGTAATAGAAGTTTCAGAGGTTCAAGGATGGCTTGGTAGGGTAATGGAGGATCATGCATATCTTATGACACGTGCAATAGACCCTGAGGTTGTTGTGATCACGAACGTGGCCCTCGATCATATAGGTTTGGTGAATTCTATAGAAGAAGCTTATTGGGAGGTTTCAGGGGCTGTGAGGGCTATGAATAGGGGTGTAGCAGTTTTAAATTATGAGGATGAGCGTGTAAGGTCAATGGCCGACTTGAATGAGAAAATTGAAAGTTTCTTTTATGGTAACAGGTCATCAGTGTCATATAGGGATGATGGTATTTATATTGATGATGAACTATTACTTTTGAAAGATTATATGCCCTTCAAGAGCAGACATTTTATACAGAATACCCTCGCGGCTATAGCGGCGTGCATCTCACTTAAATTACCATTAGAGGATATAAAAGCTGGAGTATCATCATATAAGCCATTAGATAGGAGGTTTTCGATTATACATGAGGATCCTCTTATCATTGACGATTTCGCCCATAACCCTGATGGGATAAAAGCAACAATAGAAAGTGCAGCTGCCATGGATGGGAGATTATGGATAGTATGTGCCATAAGAGGCTCCCGTGGAAAGGAGATTAACATCGCAAATGCAAGGGCCCTTGCAAAAACAATAAAAGATATAGATTATAAGCTCATAGTTACTGATAGTTGTGATGTGGTAGACGATCTCAACATTGTGAAAGATCATGAAAGACGAGCATTCCTTAGAGTCCTCAAGGAACATGGGATAAAATATACACATCATAGAAAACTTGAAGATGCACTTACGGAAGCATTAAATAAAGCTTCAAAGGATGATATAATATTACTGATAGGCGCCCAGGGTATGGACCCTGCAACAACATTACTTGAAAAAATCTTGAAAAAAGGAGTGAGAGTGATGGAACAATGTTAA
- a CDS encoding DUF356 domain-containing protein, with the protein MALILLRADSRKKLLNALADIERHANLKMKGNPRLVDNKMADEIVSSILGGEVKRKSSVAVAVNVEEDDTTSILRIKEIHPPAHVIIVSKEYPENRLLRELIREAPIFRGYYSHKREV; encoded by the coding sequence ATGGCTTTAATACTCTTAAGGGCTGATAGTAGGAAAAAATTGCTTAATGCGTTAGCAGATATTGAAAGGCACGCTAATTTAAAAATGAAAGGTAATCCGCGCCTAGTAGATAATAAAATGGCTGATGAAATAGTATCGTCAATTCTTGGAGGGGAGGTGAAAAGGAAGTCTTCGGTTGCTGTTGCGGTTAATGTTGAGGAGGATGATACAACTTCCATACTGAGGATAAAGGAGATACACCCACCAGCCCATGTGATAATTGTAAGCAAGGAATACCCTGAGAATAGACTTTTAAGAGAGCTTATAAGGGAAGCCCCCATATTCAGGGGATATTATTCCCATAAAAGAGAAGTTTAA
- a CDS encoding multiprotein bridging factor aMBF1 has translation MRCEICGRKIRGKPIRVKIEGSVMDVCTDCSKFGKVQRQPKKPKRTPRKRITRPMEPVYEVLEGYNRIIREAREKRGWSREDLAKKMNEKVSVIHRIEAGRMEPDIKLAKKFEKTLNIKILEKFEEEEIPEASRGSLRGATIGDIARIKKR, from the coding sequence ATGAGATGCGAGATTTGCGGTAGGAAGATCCGGGGCAAGCCTATCAGGGTGAAAATCGAAGGTTCGGTAATGGATGTGTGCACTGATTGTTCAAAGTTTGGTAAGGTGCAAAGACAACCAAAAAAGCCCAAGAGGACTCCTAGAAAGAGAATCACCCGGCCCATGGAACCAGTATATGAGGTTCTTGAGGGCTATAATAGGATTATAAGGGAGGCAAGGGAGAAGAGAGGCTGGTCAAGGGAAGATCTTGCCAAGAAAATGAATGAGAAAGTGTCCGTGATTCATCGGATAGAAGCTGGTAGGATGGAACCAGATATAAAACTTGCGAAAAAGTTTGAGAAAACCCTTAATATTAAGATATTGGAAAAATTCGAGGAGGAAGAGATTCCAGAAGCTAGTAGAGGATCACTCAGGGGAGCTACTATCGGTGATATAGCTAGGATAAAGAAACGTTAA
- a CDS encoding proteasome-activating nucleotidase: protein MENNPLYLFKKIEELKKEIRTLKEENAKIKRKLTWKIKKLEKDKLLIENEKLRLDREVKSLRGEIERFRTPPLVIATVTEVLDDHRVAVKSSTGPHFVITYSKFIDKKLLEPGARVALNQQTFSIVDVLPSEKDPIVTGMEVEERPDVTYEQIGGLAEQIREVRETVELPLSKPELFEKIGIEPPKGVLLYGPPGTGKTLLAKAVAHETHATFIKIVASEFVRKYIGEGARIVRGVFELAKEKSPSIIFIDEIDAVAAKRLKSSTSGDREVQRTLMQLLAELDGFESRGDVGIVAATNRPDILDPALLRPGRFDRFIEVPLPNEEGRKEILKIHTANMSLADDVDINLIARMTDGASGADLKAICTEAGMFAIREEREEVTMNDFLNAVDKITGIEKEEDFRREAGVMFG, encoded by the coding sequence ATGGAAAATAATCCACTCTACCTTTTTAAAAAAATTGAAGAACTAAAAAAGGAGATAAGAACCCTTAAAGAGGAAAATGCCAAGATAAAGAGGAAGCTAACATGGAAGATTAAAAAACTCGAAAAGGATAAACTCCTAATCGAAAATGAAAAACTAAGATTAGACAGGGAGGTTAAATCTCTCAGAGGAGAGATAGAAAGGTTCAGAACACCTCCACTAGTTATAGCCACGGTCACCGAGGTTCTAGATGATCATAGAGTGGCTGTGAAGAGTAGTACTGGTCCTCATTTCGTTATAACCTACTCAAAGTTTATAGACAAGAAACTATTAGAACCAGGGGCAAGAGTGGCCCTAAACCAGCAAACATTCAGCATAGTTGACGTGTTACCATCAGAGAAAGACCCAATAGTCACAGGCATGGAAGTTGAAGAAAGACCAGACGTAACATACGAACAGATAGGAGGCCTAGCAGAACAGATAAGAGAAGTCAGGGAAACAGTGGAATTACCATTGAGCAAACCAGAACTCTTCGAAAAGATAGGTATTGAACCCCCAAAGGGTGTTCTACTCTATGGTCCCCCAGGAACTGGTAAGACCCTCCTTGCAAAGGCTGTTGCCCATGAAACGCATGCAACATTCATAAAGATTGTTGCATCAGAGTTCGTCCGAAAATACATTGGTGAAGGTGCAAGGATAGTCCGGGGGGTCTTCGAATTAGCCAAGGAAAAATCCCCAAGTATAATATTCATTGACGAAATCGATGCTGTCGCAGCGAAAAGGCTTAAAAGTTCAACAAGTGGGGACAGGGAAGTTCAAAGAACCCTAATGCAATTATTAGCAGAGCTTGACGGTTTCGAATCAAGGGGTGATGTGGGTATAGTCGCTGCAACGAACAGGCCAGACATCCTAGACCCTGCCCTGCTAAGGCCTGGAAGATTTGACAGGTTCATAGAGGTTCCATTACCAAACGAGGAAGGACGCAAGGAAATCCTTAAGATTCACACTGCTAACATGTCACTAGCAGATGATGTTGACATAAACCTCATCGCAAGGATGACAGATGGGGCATCAGGCGCCGACCTAAAGGCAATATGCACAGAAGCTGGTATGTTCGCAATCAGAGAAGAGAGGGAAGAAGTTACAATGAACGACTTCTTAAATGCTGTGGACAAGATAACTGGAATCGAAAAAGAGGAGGACTTCAGAAGAGAAGCAGGGGTAATGTTCGGCTAA